The following are from one region of the Actinoplanes sp. L3-i22 genome:
- a CDS encoding PLP-dependent aminotransferase family protein, whose protein sequence is MNDGNAAARVIQDLRGRITGAAPGSRLPSVRELTAHHGASPVTVAEAIRALVAQGLVEARPGRGTFVAARPEPVRGPDLSWQTVALGPGRFGESEMQALLALPPEGAIPLSGGYLHADLQPAAALGTALARVARQPAAWQRGPAEGREDLRDWFARSLGTGLRARDLVICPGGQAALSSAFRALATPGDTLLVESPTYLGALAAAHAGGLRVVPVPADADGVRPDQLAAAFARTGARLFYCQPLYANPSGATLAADRRAAVLAAVRDHGAFLIEDDYARDLVIDGAAPAPLAADDPGGHVVYLRSLTKSAAPGLRIAAIGARGPAGARLRAARLLDDFFVAGPLQQAALEFVSGPAWGRHLRTLGKELRNRREALLSALERHLPALVPAVIPRGGLHLWVRLAEGTDDTALAGKAAEQGVVVFPGRPWYAAEPPAPHLRLTYAAAPADLMDEAVRRLARAFQK, encoded by the coding sequence ATGAATGACGGTAACGCAGCGGCCCGTGTTATCCAAGATCTTCGGGGCCGGATCACCGGCGCCGCCCCGGGATCGCGGCTGCCGTCGGTCCGCGAGCTGACCGCCCACCACGGCGCGTCGCCGGTCACCGTCGCCGAGGCGATCCGTGCCCTGGTCGCGCAGGGTCTGGTGGAGGCCCGCCCGGGCCGGGGCACGTTCGTGGCGGCGCGCCCCGAGCCGGTCCGCGGCCCCGACCTGTCCTGGCAGACGGTCGCGCTCGGGCCGGGCCGGTTCGGCGAGAGCGAGATGCAGGCGTTACTGGCGCTGCCGCCGGAGGGCGCCATCCCGCTGTCCGGTGGGTACCTGCACGCCGACCTGCAGCCGGCCGCCGCCCTCGGGACGGCGCTGGCCCGGGTCGCCCGCCAGCCGGCCGCCTGGCAGCGCGGCCCGGCCGAGGGGCGCGAGGACCTGCGCGACTGGTTCGCCCGCTCGCTGGGCACCGGGTTGCGGGCCCGGGACCTGGTGATCTGCCCGGGTGGGCAGGCCGCGCTGTCGTCCGCGTTCCGGGCGCTGGCCACGCCCGGCGACACGCTGCTCGTCGAGTCGCCGACCTATCTGGGGGCGCTCGCCGCCGCGCACGCCGGCGGGCTGCGGGTGGTGCCGGTGCCGGCCGACGCCGACGGGGTGCGGCCCGACCAGCTCGCGGCGGCGTTCGCGCGGACCGGGGCGCGGCTCTTCTACTGCCAGCCGCTCTACGCCAACCCGAGCGGCGCGACACTGGCCGCGGACCGGCGGGCCGCGGTGCTGGCCGCGGTCCGGGACCACGGGGCGTTCCTGATCGAGGACGACTACGCGCGGGACCTGGTGATCGACGGGGCGGCGCCGGCGCCGCTCGCCGCGGACGACCCGGGTGGGCACGTCGTCTACCTCCGGTCGCTGACCAAGTCGGCGGCGCCCGGGCTGCGGATCGCGGCGATCGGGGCGCGCGGGCCGGCCGGGGCGCGGCTGCGGGCGGCCCGCCTGCTCGACGACTTCTTCGTTGCGGGACCGTTACAGCAGGCGGCTCTCGAGTTCGTCTCCGGGCCGGCGTGGGGGCGGCATCTCCGTACCCTCGGAAAGGAATTGCGAAATCGGCGTGAAGCACTCCTTTCCGCACTGGAGCGGCATTTACCCGCATTGGTGCCGGCGGTGATTCCGCGCGGCGGCCTGCATCTCTGGGTCCGGCTGGCCGAGGGCACGGACGACACGGCACTCGCCGGCAAGGCCGCTGAGCAGGGCGTCGTCGTGTTCCCGGGGCGCCCCTGGTACGCCGCCGAGCCACCCGCGCCGCACCTGCGCCTGACCTACGCGGCGGCGCCGGCGGACCTGATGGACGAGGCCGTCCGGAGGCTCGCGCGCGCATTCCAAAAATGA
- a CDS encoding DMT family transporter, giving the protein MREQSSATDRSTVTAGLVLGAVGVLAFSMSLPATRVAVHDLDPWFVAFGRAVGAAVLAVVYLAWTRAPRPTRTQWLRLPIVALGVVVGFPLFTSLALTSQTSSHGAVVVTVLPAMTAVFAALRAHERPPLAFWLASGGGLVAVLTFLITSGAVRGGLTPADLYLLTAVVLCGLGYAEGGALARELGGARTICWALLIALPVTLPITLVTLPARAGAHSWAAFGYLTVISMFLGFFAWYAGLAKGGIAKVGQIQLAQPVLTLIWSALLLGEPVSPASIGAAVVVLGCVVLTQRTRQGSRVSFHHREGALVAASASSGTRTPEA; this is encoded by the coding sequence ATGAGAGAACAGAGTAGCGCTACTGACCGCAGCACGGTAACGGCCGGCCTGGTCCTCGGCGCGGTGGGTGTGCTGGCGTTCAGCATGTCGCTGCCGGCCACCCGGGTCGCCGTGCACGACCTGGACCCGTGGTTCGTGGCCTTCGGCCGGGCAGTCGGCGCGGCCGTCCTGGCGGTCGTCTATCTGGCCTGGACCCGGGCGCCCCGGCCGACCCGCACGCAGTGGCTGCGGCTGCCGATCGTCGCGCTCGGCGTGGTCGTCGGGTTCCCGCTGTTCACCTCGCTCGCGCTGACCAGCCAGACCTCGTCGCACGGCGCGGTGGTCGTCACCGTGCTCCCGGCGATGACCGCGGTGTTCGCCGCACTGCGCGCGCACGAGCGGCCGCCGCTCGCGTTCTGGCTGGCCAGCGGCGGCGGCCTGGTGGCCGTGCTGACGTTCCTGATCACCTCCGGGGCGGTCCGGGGCGGGCTGACCCCGGCCGACCTGTACCTGCTGACCGCCGTGGTGCTGTGCGGGCTGGGCTACGCCGAGGGCGGCGCGCTGGCCCGGGAGCTGGGCGGGGCGCGGACGATCTGCTGGGCGCTGCTGATCGCGCTGCCGGTGACCCTGCCGATCACGCTGGTGACCCTGCCGGCGCGGGCCGGCGCGCACAGCTGGGCCGCGTTCGGCTACCTCACCGTGATCTCGATGTTCCTCGGCTTCTTCGCCTGGTACGCCGGGCTGGCCAAGGGCGGGATCGCCAAGGTCGGCCAGATCCAGCTCGCCCAGCCGGTGCTGACCCTGATCTGGTCGGCGCTGCTGCTGGGCGAGCCGGTCAGCCCCGCGTCGATCGGGGCGGCCGTGGTGGTGCTGGGCTGCGTGGTGCTGACCCAGCGCACTCGTCAGGGCTCGCGGGTCAGCTTCCACCACAGGGAGGGCGCACTGGTCGCGGCGTCGGCGAGCAGCGGAACCCGTACCCCCGAAGCCTGA
- a CDS encoding D-alanyl-D-alanine carboxypeptidase family protein codes for MPSQTPGRASVPVPGGTYQGGQTAVPKAKRRSRRLAAILVAVFLLVALLGSGAAVQLTRDLPNATLTTSIAATLKIPGTLPKIPWPSKGSAELMIEGLGRIGGSGSAQTEPIGSVAKVMTAYVILKNHPLEGTDEGPELTVTAADVADYTSRIPSGQSLVQVVAGEKLTERDAIEALMLPSANNIAHQLAVWDAGGVDDFLAKMNAAADELGMTDTEYTDPSGFLPSTTSTAADQVKLGRAVLKFDVFADIVELRSAEIPVVGTIKNYNDLLGVDGVFGIKTGSTTQAGGNLLFASRLKVGSKTLVLVGAVFNQPGAHTPEQLAAVNKVVRSLLSVVRKAVKEYDLLAVTPVGAVETAWGARTPVSPASALKVVGWPGLAVKVTTTTTKPGPLVTAGQSVGEVQASGVRVPLLADAATSAPSLWWKLTREP; via the coding sequence GTGCCGTCGCAGACGCCGGGGCGGGCGTCGGTTCCCGTCCCCGGCGGCACCTATCAGGGCGGGCAGACCGCCGTACCGAAGGCGAAGCGCAGGTCCCGGCGCCTGGCGGCGATCCTGGTCGCGGTGTTCCTGCTGGTCGCGCTGCTCGGCTCGGGCGCCGCGGTGCAGCTCACCCGCGATCTGCCGAACGCGACCCTGACCACCTCGATCGCCGCCACCCTGAAGATCCCGGGCACGCTGCCCAAGATCCCCTGGCCGTCGAAGGGCTCCGCGGAGCTGATGATCGAGGGCCTGGGCCGGATCGGCGGCTCGGGCAGCGCGCAGACCGAGCCGATCGGCAGCGTGGCCAAGGTGATGACCGCCTACGTCATCCTGAAGAACCATCCGCTCGAGGGCACCGACGAGGGCCCGGAGCTGACCGTCACCGCCGCCGACGTGGCCGACTACACCTCGCGGATCCCGAGCGGCCAGTCCCTGGTCCAGGTGGTCGCGGGGGAGAAGCTGACCGAGCGGGACGCGATCGAGGCGCTGATGCTCCCGTCCGCGAACAACATCGCGCACCAGCTCGCGGTCTGGGACGCCGGCGGCGTCGACGACTTCCTGGCGAAGATGAACGCGGCCGCGGACGAGCTCGGCATGACCGACACCGAGTACACCGACCCGAGCGGCTTCCTGCCGTCGACCACCAGCACCGCCGCGGACCAGGTGAAGCTGGGCCGGGCGGTGCTGAAGTTCGACGTCTTCGCGGACATCGTCGAGCTGCGCAGCGCGGAGATCCCGGTGGTCGGGACGATCAAGAACTACAACGACCTGCTCGGCGTCGACGGGGTCTTCGGGATCAAGACCGGCTCGACCACCCAGGCCGGTGGCAACCTGCTCTTCGCGTCCCGGCTCAAGGTCGGCTCGAAGACGCTGGTGCTGGTCGGCGCGGTCTTCAACCAGCCCGGCGCGCACACCCCGGAGCAGCTCGCCGCGGTCAACAAGGTGGTCCGCTCGCTGCTCTCGGTGGTTCGCAAGGCCGTGAAGGAGTACGACCTGCTCGCCGTCACGCCGGTCGGCGCGGTCGAGACCGCCTGGGGCGCGCGGACCCCGGTGTCGCCGGCGAGCGCGCTGAAGGTGGTCGGCTGGCCCGGCCTCGCGGTCAAGGTCACCACCACGACGACAAAACCGGGGCCGCTGGTCACCGCCGGGCAGTCGGTGGGCGAGGTTCAGGCTTCGGGGGTACGGGTTCCGCTGCTCGCCGACGCCGCGACCAGTGCGCCCTCCCTGTGGTGGAAGCTGACCCGCGAGCCCTGA
- a CDS encoding beta-ketoacyl synthase, whose protein sequence is MSTADVVITGMGVTTPLGGDVESLWTNMLAGRSGVRRIDDLVKGYPHWEDLPTLIAAPMAVDPATVLPRVQARRLDRCEQAALVAARQAWTDAGAPEVAGERLAAVIGSGIGGITTILDQDDLIEEKGPSKVSPLVVPMMMPNGPAGWVSIEFGAKAGAYATVSACASGAEALALAARLIRAGEVDVVIAGGAEACIAPLPIAGFAQARTLSKRNDDPERASRPFDTDRDGFVLGEGAGVLILERADFAEARGARILGRLAGYGVTSDAHHITGPDPTGAGQIRAIQAALRLADLTPTDIDHVNCHATSTVVGDLGEAAAVQAALGDHVVLTAPKSSFGHLVGAAGAVESIVTLLSLRDGVIPQTLNLEHKAPEVHLDVVAGEPRHQRIRAAICNSFGFGGQNVSLLFTP, encoded by the coding sequence ATGAGTACCGCCGATGTCGTGATCACCGGAATGGGCGTCACCACCCCGCTGGGTGGGGACGTGGAGTCCCTCTGGACCAACATGCTCGCCGGCCGGTCGGGCGTGCGCCGGATCGACGACCTGGTCAAGGGCTACCCGCACTGGGAGGACCTGCCGACCCTGATCGCCGCGCCGATGGCCGTCGACCCGGCCACCGTGCTGCCCCGGGTGCAGGCCCGCCGCCTGGACCGTTGCGAGCAGGCCGCTCTGGTCGCGGCCCGGCAGGCGTGGACGGACGCGGGCGCGCCGGAGGTGGCCGGCGAGCGCCTCGCCGCGGTGATCGGCTCCGGGATCGGCGGCATCACCACGATCCTCGACCAGGACGACCTGATCGAGGAGAAGGGCCCGTCCAAGGTCTCCCCGCTGGTCGTCCCGATGATGATGCCGAACGGCCCGGCCGGCTGGGTCAGCATCGAGTTCGGCGCGAAGGCCGGGGCCTACGCGACGGTGTCGGCGTGCGCGTCCGGCGCCGAGGCGCTGGCGCTGGCCGCCCGGCTGATCCGGGCCGGCGAGGTCGACGTGGTGATCGCCGGTGGCGCCGAGGCCTGCATCGCCCCGCTGCCGATCGCCGGGTTCGCCCAGGCCCGCACGCTGTCCAAGCGCAACGACGACCCGGAGCGCGCCTCCCGCCCGTTCGACACCGACCGCGACGGCTTCGTCCTGGGCGAGGGCGCCGGCGTGCTGATCCTGGAGCGCGCCGACTTCGCCGAGGCCCGCGGCGCGCGGATCCTGGGCCGGCTCGCCGGCTACGGCGTCACCTCCGACGCGCATCACATCACCGGCCCGGACCCGACCGGCGCCGGCCAGATCCGCGCCATCCAGGCCGCGCTGCGCCTCGCGGACCTGACGCCGACCGATATCGATCACGTCAACTGCCACGCCACCTCGACCGTGGTCGGCGATCTCGGGGAGGCCGCCGCGGTGCAGGCCGCGCTCGGCGACCACGTCGTGCTCACCGCCCCGAAGTCCAGCTTCGGCCACCTGGTCGGCGCGGCCGGCGCGGTGGAGAGCATCGTCACGCTGCTCTCCCTCCGCGACGGCGTCATCCCACAGACGCTCAACCTGGAGCACAAGGCCCCCGAGGTGCACCTCGACGTCGTCGCCGGCGAGCCCCGCCACCAGCGGATCCGCGCGGCCATCTGCAACTCGTTCGGCTTCGGCGGCCAGAACGTGTCGCTGCTCTTCACCCCCTAG
- a CDS encoding FAD/NAD(P)-binding protein, producing MSSLVEVLEPASRDAVDSRTVAIVGGGATGALLARALIHRTDRDVVLISPDESPGRGVAYGAARPWHILNARAGAMSICPDDPMHLVRWARAHGHAIEGTDFLPRALYGDYLAAQFAEIVATSGGRLRHHVATATALHRDQHGYAVLTDAGPVRAAQVILAVGNPEQQRLPGISDAAYASPHLVVDPWSACPEPPADEPVLLLGTGLTAVDVALTLTENGHRGPIEAISRRGLLPLAHPQLPPSSAHPDLILDRPLTVRQLLRRVRVAIAAGADWVAVIDTLRHQADRLWDEFDDGNRQRFLRHVARFWDVHRHRMAPPVAARIAELQEQGTLRFTAGRLQSIEPDPRGGLLVTVAGAAPRRYAAVISCTGPGALPGSANPFLASLFRDDVVHPGPYGLGIDTDPDGRVTGADGAGRPGLWLAGPLRRGHSWETTAVPEIRAQVDRLVSALADQSAQVQLSR from the coding sequence ATGTCGAGCCTCGTCGAAGTGTTGGAGCCCGCCAGCCGGGACGCCGTCGACAGCCGGACGGTGGCGATCGTCGGCGGGGGTGCCACGGGCGCGCTGCTGGCCCGGGCGCTGATCCACCGTACGGATCGAGATGTGGTCCTGATCTCTCCGGACGAGTCGCCGGGGCGCGGCGTCGCCTACGGCGCGGCCCGGCCGTGGCACATCCTGAACGCGCGCGCCGGCGCGATGAGCATCTGCCCGGACGACCCGATGCACCTGGTCCGCTGGGCGCGGGCGCACGGGCACGCGATCGAGGGCACCGACTTCCTGCCCCGGGCGCTGTACGGCGACTATCTGGCCGCCCAGTTCGCCGAGATCGTCGCCACGTCCGGCGGCCGGCTGCGGCACCACGTCGCGACGGCCACCGCGCTGCACCGGGACCAGCACGGATACGCGGTGCTCACCGACGCCGGCCCGGTCCGCGCGGCCCAGGTGATCCTCGCCGTCGGCAACCCGGAGCAGCAGCGGCTGCCCGGGATCAGCGACGCGGCGTACGCGAGCCCGCACCTCGTCGTCGACCCCTGGTCGGCCTGTCCGGAGCCGCCCGCCGACGAGCCGGTGCTGCTGCTCGGCACCGGCCTGACCGCGGTCGACGTCGCCCTGACCCTGACCGAGAACGGTCACCGCGGCCCGATCGAGGCGATCTCCCGGCGCGGTCTGCTGCCGCTGGCGCACCCCCAGCTGCCGCCGTCGTCCGCGCACCCCGACCTGATCCTCGACCGCCCGCTGACCGTGCGGCAGTTGCTGCGCCGGGTCCGGGTCGCGATCGCCGCCGGCGCCGACTGGGTCGCGGTGATCGACACGCTGCGGCACCAGGCCGACCGGCTGTGGGACGAGTTCGACGACGGCAACCGGCAGCGGTTCCTCCGGCACGTGGCCCGGTTCTGGGACGTGCACCGGCACCGGATGGCCCCGCCGGTCGCCGCCCGCATCGCGGAGCTCCAGGAGCAGGGCACGCTGCGCTTCACCGCCGGCCGCCTGCAGTCGATCGAGCCCGATCCGCGCGGCGGCCTGCTCGTGACGGTGGCCGGCGCGGCGCCGCGCCGGTACGCCGCGGTGATCAGCTGTACCGGCCCGGGCGCGCTGCCCGGCTCCGCGAACCCGTTCCTCGCGTCGCTGTTCCGCGACGACGTCGTGCACCCGGGCCCCTACGGTCTCGGCATCGACACCGACCCGGACGGCCGGGTCACCGGCGCGGACGGCGCCGGCCGGCCCGGTCTGTGGCTGGCCGGGCCGCTGCGCCGCGGCCACTCCTGGGAGACCACCGCCGTCCCGGAGATCCGCGCCCAGGTCGACCGCCTGGTCAGCGCGCTCGCCGATCAGAGCGCCCAGGTCCAGCTCTCCAGGTAG
- the murJ gene encoding murein biosynthesis integral membrane protein MurJ, whose translation MAVATLASRAAGFVRVLVLTAALGLGTRLLDAYNVANTLPNAVYELLIGGAMASVIVPLLTRAALTDPDQGVRYTQRLLSLMVYGLSAITLLALVLAPWLVDLVAPGFTPDQHDMAVVFSRYFLPQILFYGVSATAGAVLNIRGRFAVAAWAPLGNSLVVIAVGLLYVVSGSFTLLAIGTSVGVFAQMALVVWALGRSGFPLRLHLDPRGIAIRRIGGLAGWVLLSVLGAQAFLVAATRVASLSGPGGVTAYQNALAVFQVPFAVIALSVMTTMLPRLSRSAARRDHDRIVRDLSLAVRVAVAVMAPIAVALVLLGRPIAEVLFDHGSSAPATVRSLGTVLAAFGLALVPFSAYSILQRGFYAMQDTRTPALITAGVAVTGIAGCAVAGLVLPAASIVVGVPIAYAIAYTFGLAATVAVLRRRFGWIDGRRLLRTHVRVLSATTAGGIGAFGMTVLLGGAMPLLTIVAAAGVGALAYLGAARLLHIGELRLVLVTTLGGLRAG comes from the coding sequence ATGGCGGTCGCGACGCTGGCGTCGCGGGCGGCCGGGTTCGTGCGGGTGCTGGTGCTGACCGCGGCGCTCGGGCTCGGGACCAGGCTGCTGGATGCCTACAACGTGGCGAACACGCTGCCCAACGCGGTCTACGAGCTGCTGATCGGCGGGGCGATGGCGAGCGTGATCGTGCCGCTGCTGACCCGGGCCGCGCTGACCGATCCGGATCAGGGGGTGCGGTACACCCAGCGGCTGCTGTCGCTGATGGTCTACGGGCTCAGTGCGATCACCCTGCTCGCCCTGGTGCTGGCGCCGTGGCTGGTCGATCTCGTGGCGCCCGGCTTCACTCCGGACCAGCACGACATGGCGGTGGTCTTCAGCCGGTACTTCCTGCCGCAGATCCTGTTCTACGGGGTGAGCGCGACCGCCGGCGCGGTGCTCAACATCCGCGGGCGGTTCGCCGTGGCGGCCTGGGCGCCGCTCGGCAACAGCCTGGTGGTGATCGCGGTCGGGCTGCTCTACGTGGTGTCGGGCAGTTTCACCCTGCTCGCGATCGGGACCAGCGTGGGCGTGTTCGCGCAGATGGCGCTGGTGGTCTGGGCGCTGGGCCGGTCCGGGTTCCCGCTGCGGCTGCACCTCGACCCGCGGGGCATCGCGATCCGGCGGATCGGCGGGCTGGCCGGCTGGGTGCTGCTGTCCGTGCTCGGCGCGCAGGCGTTCCTGGTCGCGGCGACCCGGGTGGCGTCGCTGAGCGGGCCGGGCGGGGTCACGGCGTACCAGAATGCTCTTGCGGTTTTTCAGGTGCCGTTCGCGGTGATCGCGCTGTCGGTGATGACCACCATGCTGCCGCGGCTGAGCCGGAGCGCGGCGCGGCGGGACCACGACCGGATCGTCCGCGATCTGTCGCTCGCGGTGCGTGTCGCGGTGGCCGTGATGGCGCCGATCGCGGTGGCGCTGGTGCTGCTCGGACGGCCGATCGCCGAGGTGCTGTTCGATCACGGGAGCAGCGCGCCGGCGACGGTGCGGTCGCTCGGGACGGTGCTGGCCGCGTTCGGGCTGGCGCTGGTGCCGTTCAGCGCGTACTCGATCCTGCAGCGCGGCTTCTACGCGATGCAGGACACCCGGACGCCCGCGCTGATCACCGCCGGGGTCGCGGTGACCGGGATCGCCGGCTGCGCGGTGGCCGGGCTGGTGCTGCCGGCGGCGTCGATCGTGGTCGGCGTGCCGATCGCTTACGCGATCGCCTACACCTTCGGCCTGGCGGCGACGGTCGCGGTGCTGCGGCGCCGCTTCGGGTGGATCGATGGAAGAAGATTGCTGCGTACGCACGTCCGCGTCCTGTCCGCGACCACCGCCGGCGGGATCGGCGCGTTCGGCATGACCGTCCTGCTCGGTGGTGCGATGCCGTTGCTCACGATCGTCGCGGCGGCCGGTGTGGGCGCGCTCGCCTACCTCGGCGCGGCGCGCCTGCTGCACATCGGCGAGCTGCGCCTGGTGCTGGTGACCACGCTGGGCGGCCTGCGCGCGGGGTGA
- a CDS encoding isochorismatase family protein, whose product MTIDVTRSALIVIDLMPRIVSQNLGPHLGADVVARSLELATAFRAAGGVVVPVRVERPGVAEQPPGSGFVPEFTPLPGDIEIVKRTIGAFYGTDLDSHLRASGVETVVMTGIATTMGVESTARAAADLGYRVIFVSDAMSGMTAAEHTHALSVVLPRFGEVVTTAEALSRLG is encoded by the coding sequence GTGACCATCGACGTGACGCGCAGCGCACTGATCGTGATCGACCTGATGCCCCGGATCGTCTCGCAGAACCTGGGCCCGCACCTCGGCGCCGACGTGGTGGCCCGCTCGCTGGAGCTGGCCACGGCATTCCGCGCGGCCGGCGGTGTCGTGGTGCCGGTGCGGGTGGAGCGCCCCGGCGTCGCCGAGCAGCCGCCGGGCAGCGGCTTCGTCCCGGAGTTCACGCCGTTGCCGGGCGACATCGAGATCGTCAAAAGGACCATCGGAGCCTTCTACGGTACGGATCTGGACTCGCACCTGCGGGCCTCCGGCGTCGAGACGGTCGTGATGACCGGCATCGCGACCACCATGGGCGTGGAGTCGACCGCCCGCGCGGCCGCCGATCTGGGCTACCGGGTGATCTTCGTGTCCGACGCGATGAGCGGGATGACCGCCGCCGAGCACACCCACGCGCTGTCGGTGGTCCTCCCCCGGTTCGGCGAGGTCGTCACGACCGCCGAGGCGCTGTCCCGGCTCGGCTGA
- a CDS encoding VOC family protein, with protein MALRVDLTFDSVRAEELAEFWKVALGYVDEPPPAPFTTRAEWVASFGEPAEDEGGGAWLHDPDGVGPRLVFLDVPEPKVAKNRLHIDVRVGKHGEPWPRIVAKVGELRAIGGRVLVTVDGHHVVMADPEGNEFCVAA; from the coding sequence GTGGCGCTGCGGGTGGATCTGACGTTCGACTCCGTGCGGGCCGAGGAGCTGGCGGAGTTCTGGAAGGTCGCGCTGGGCTATGTGGACGAGCCGCCCCCGGCGCCGTTCACCACCCGGGCGGAGTGGGTGGCGTCGTTCGGCGAGCCGGCCGAGGACGAGGGCGGCGGCGCCTGGCTGCACGATCCGGACGGGGTCGGCCCGCGCCTGGTCTTCCTCGACGTGCCGGAGCCGAAGGTGGCGAAGAATCGGCTGCACATCGACGTCCGGGTGGGGAAACACGGCGAACCTTGGCCGCGGATCGTGGCGAAGGTCGGGGAACTGCGGGCGATCGGCGGCCGGGTGCTGGTCACGGTCGACGGGCACCACGTGGTGATGGCCGATCCGGAGGGGAACGAGTTCTGCGTGGCCGCCTGA